One part of the Aspergillus fumigatus Af293 chromosome 7, whole genome shotgun sequence genome encodes these proteins:
- the exg13 gene encoding beta-glucosidase, translating into MQTLFLSLLAAAVTVHAYGSGGSNWDQAYSRAKDALQKLNQTEKVGLVTGVKWMGGPCVGNTYKPESIDYPSLCLQDSPLGIRFANPVTAFPAGINAGATWDTQLLYARGAAMGAEAKGLGIHVQLGPVAGPLGKNPNGGRNWEGFSVDPYLSGVAMEKTIRGMQDSGVQACAKHWLGNEQEHYRDTISSNIGDRAAHELYVWPFMDAVKAGVASVMCSYNKVNGTWACESDALNNKLMKEELGFPGYIMSDWNAQHSTVNSAVSGLDMTMPGSDFSNPPGSIFWGSNLEAAVADGSVPQSRLDDMVTRILAAWYLVGQDQGYPPVAFSSWNGGKANVDVTADHGTVARAVARDSIVLLKNGHGTLPLRKPKSLAIVGSDAIVNPAGPNACSDRGCNNGTLAMGWGSGTAEFPYLVGPLDAIQKRAAADGTKIVPSATDDPTAGASAAAAAETAIVFINSDSGEGYITVEGNLGDRNNLDPWHNGNELVKAVAAASKNVIVVIHSVGPIILETILAQPSVKAIVWAGLPGQESGNALVDVIYGDTTPSGKLPYTIAKQAADYGASWINAETDDFPEGLYVDYRHFDAKGIAPRYEFGYGLSYTTFKYSGLWVNMDASAGAANGQVVPGGPADLFEVVGQVSVSVRNNGRVAGAEVAQLYLGLPDSAPATPPKQLRGFQKLMLQPGQTGRATFKLTRRDLSYWDVQQQKWVVPSGTFKVYVGSSSRDIREEGSFRVRRGW; encoded by the exons ATGCAGACCCtgttcctttctctcctggCGGCCGCCGTGACCGTCCATGCCTACGGTTCTGGTGGCAGCAACTGGGATCAGGCCTACTCTCGCGCCAAAGATGCCCTGCAGAAGCTCAATCAGACCGAAAAGGTGGGGTTGGTGACCGGAGTCAAATGGATGGGCGGCCCCTGTGTGGGCAACACATACAAGCCCGAGTCGATCGACTACCCTTCCCTGTGTTTGCAGGACTCGCCGCTGGGTATCCGCTTCGCAAACCCCGTCACTGCCTTCCCGGCGGGTATCAATGCCGGTGCGACCTGGGATACCCAGCTGCTGTATGCGCGGGGAGCAGCAATGGGCGCTGAGGCGAAGGGACTTGGTATTCATGTGCAGCTTGGTCCCGTCGCTGGACCTTTGGGGAAGAACCCGAATGGGGGCAGGAATTGGGAGGGATTCTCAGTGGATCCGTACCTGAGTGGTGTAGCCATGGAGAAGACCATCCGAGGAATGCAGGACTCGGGAGTGCAGGCGTGTGCCAAG CACTGGCTGGGAAATGAGCAGGAGCACTACCGCGACACGATCAGCTCGAATATCGGCGACCGTGCGGCACACGAGCTGTACGTGTGGCCGTTCATGGACGCCGTCAAGGCGGGCGTCGCGTCGGTGATGTGCTCGTACAACAAGGTCAACGGCACCTGGGCGTGCGAGAGCGATGCGCTCAACAACAAGCtcatgaaggaggagctcgGCTTCCCCGGGTACATCATGAGCGACTGGAACGCGCAGCACAGCACCGTCAACAGCGCGGTGTCCGGATTGGACATGACCATGCCGGGCAGTGACTTCAGCAATCCCCCCGGCAGTATCTTCTGGGGATCGAATCTGGAGGCCGCCGTCGCTGACGGGTCTGTCCCGCAATCTCGCCTCGACGACATGGTGACTCGCATTCTGGCCGCGTGGTACCTGGTCGGCCAGGACCAGGGGTATCCTCCCGTGGCCTTCAGTTCATGGAACGGGGGCAAGGCCAACGTCGACGTGACAGCCGACCACGGCACCGTCGCCCGAGCCGTCGCGCGCGACTCCATCGTTCTGCTCAAGAACGGCCACGGCACCCTACCCCTGCGCAAGCCCAAGAGCCTGGCGATCGTCGGCTCGGACGCCATCGTCAACCCTGCTGGACCCAACGCCTGCTCTGACCGCGGCTGCAACAACGGCACGCTCGCAATGGGCTGGGGAAGTGGAACCGCCGAGTTTCCT TATCTCGTCGGACCCCTGGACGCGATTCAGAAGCGGGCTGCAGCCGACGGCACCAAGATCGTCCCCAGCGCCACCGACGATCCCACCGCCGGAGCGTccgccgccgcggccgcCGAAACAgccatcgtcttcatcaactccGACTCGGGCGAAGGCTACATCACCGTCGAGGGCAACCTGGGAGACCGCAACAACCTGGACCCCTGGCACAACGGCAACGAGCTAGTCAAggccgtcgccgccgccagcaagaacgtcatcgtcgtcatccacaGCGTCGGCCCCATCATCCTTGAAACCATCCTGGCCCAGCCCAGCGTCAAGGCGATTGTCTGGGCCGGCCTTCCCGGCCAGGAAAGCGGCAACGCCCTCGTGGACGTGATCTACGGCGACACGACCCCCAGCGGGAAGCTGCCCTACACGATTGCCAAGCAGGCGGCCGACTACGGCGCCAGCTGGATCAACGCCGAGACGGACGACTTCCCCGAGGGCCTGTACGTCGACTACCGCCATTTCGATGCCAAGGGGATTGCTCCGCGGTACGAGTTCGGCTATGGCCTGTCCTACACCACCTTCAAGTACAGCGGCCTCTGGGTGAACATGGACGCGAGCGCCGGTGCGGCCAACGGACAGGTTGTCCCCGGCGGTCCTGCCGACCTGTTCGAGGTGGTCGGTCAGGTCTCCGTGTCTGTGAGAAATAATGGACGCGTGGCGGGTGCCGAGGTGGCGCAGCTGTACCTGGGTCTTCCTGACTCGGCGCCTGCAACGCCGCCCAAGCAGCTGCGTGGATTCCAGAAATTGATGCTCCAGCCTGGCCAGACGGGGCGGGCGACGTTTAAGCTGACCCGGCGGGACCTGAGCTACTGGGAcgtgcagcagcagaagtgGGTGGTGCCCAGTGGAACGTTCAAGGTGTATGTTGGGAGCTCAAGCAGGGATATCCGGGAGGAGGGCTCTTTCAGGGTCCGTCGCGGATGGTGA